One Scytonema millei VB511283 genomic window carries:
- a CDS encoding ABC transporter permease: MTNHGQSELIIAAGRTEHQYWKDLWRYRELFYFLAWRDILVRYKQTAIGIAWALVRPFLTMIVFTVVFGKLAKLPAEGAPYPIMVFVAMLPWQFFASALAECSNSLISNANLISKVYFPRLIVPASAIVVSFVDFLVSGMILLGLMAWYNFIPSWRILTLPLFMAIAFVAAIGGGLWLSALNVKYRDFRFIVPFIVQFGLYISPVGFSSSIVPERWRLVYSLNPMVGVIDGFRWAILGGETQLYWQGFMLSVGLVTLLFASSIWYFRKVERSFADVI; this comes from the coding sequence GTGACAAACCACGGTCAATCTGAATTAATTATTGCAGCTGGTAGAACAGAACACCAGTACTGGAAAGATTTATGGCGCTACCGCGAATTGTTTTACTTCCTGGCTTGGCGAGACATTTTAGTGCGCTACAAGCAGACTGCAATCGGTATTGCGTGGGCATTAGTGCGCCCATTTTTAACCATGATTGTCTTTACAGTAGTATTCGGCAAACTAGCAAAACTACCTGCTGAGGGCGCACCATATCCAATTATGGTGTTTGTAGCTATGTTACCTTGGCAATTTTTTGCTAGCGCTCTTGCAGAATGTAGCAATAGTCTTATTTCTAATGCTAATTTGATTTCCAAGGTTTACTTTCCCCGTTTAATTGTGCCTGCTAGTGCAATTGTTGTCAGTTTTGTAGATTTCCTAGTTTCAGGCATGATTTTGTTAGGTCTGATGGCATGGTATAACTTTATTCCTTCCTGGCGAATTTTGACACTACCATTATTTATGGCGATCGCTTTTGTCGCTGCTATCGGTGGCGGATTGTGGCTATCGGCGTTGAATGTTAAATACCGCGATTTTCGCTTTATTGTGCCGTTCATCGTCCAGTTTGGTTTGTATATTTCTCCGGTTGGATTTAGTAGCAGTATCGTACCCGAACGATGGCGCTTGGTTTATTCACTTAACCCAATGGTAGGTGTGATTGATGGTTTTCGTTGGGCAATTCTTGGTGGAGAGACTCAACTCTATTGGCAAGGATTTATGTTGTCTGTAGGATTAGTAACTTTACTATTTGCCAGTAGCATCTGGTATTTTCGCAAGGTAGAGCGATCGTTTGCAGACGTAATTTAA
- a CDS encoding glycosyltransferase family 4 protein, with translation MRVGIFLSNFTPQIGGGFTFENEVFRAIAEFGGASGHTFIVYSWDKKLSQAPSLGQHIEYRSLHHSIRNLLLSQPLKIAKELLKRLRQSKNLLKLNSVFKDVILVAILGNEIDLVWYLEPSTRTVEIPYITTLWDLQHRVQPCFPELSTQGQWDEREQFYAKVLRCASIVVTGTEAGRAEVERFYQVPADRIKILPFPTPEWALNAPYNSDRYILEKYNIPENYLFYPAQFWAHKNHVALLMAVKWLRSQFNLILPVVFVGSEKGNKHYIQQVVADLDLSSQVHFLGFVPQADIVPLYRHAFALAFMSFCGPDNIPPLEAFALGCPVVAANVSGAPEQLGDAALLVDQRDERQVALAIKSLYDDPILRQTLVQRGLARAAKWTGQDYVKAAFEMITEFESLRRCWSQYG, from the coding sequence ATGAGGGTTGGGATTTTTTTATCAAATTTTACTCCCCAAATTGGGGGAGGCTTTACGTTTGAAAACGAAGTATTTCGAGCGATCGCTGAATTTGGTGGGGCAAGCGGTCATACTTTTATCGTCTATAGCTGGGACAAAAAATTATCTCAAGCACCTTCGTTGGGGCAACATATTGAATATAGATCGCTGCATCACAGTATCAGAAATTTATTGTTGTCTCAGCCATTAAAAATTGCCAAAGAGCTATTGAAAAGACTACGACAATCAAAAAACCTACTCAAACTTAACAGCGTATTCAAAGACGTAATTTTAGTTGCGATCTTGGGTAATGAAATCGATCTAGTCTGGTATTTAGAACCGAGTACTCGCACAGTTGAAATTCCTTACATTACTACACTTTGGGATCTACAGCATCGGGTACAGCCGTGCTTTCCAGAACTCAGCACCCAAGGACAATGGGACGAGCGAGAACAGTTTTACGCAAAAGTACTGAGGTGTGCTTCCATTGTCGTGACTGGTACAGAGGCAGGTAGAGCCGAAGTCGAAAGATTTTATCAAGTACCAGCTGACCGAATTAAGATCTTGCCTTTTCCCACGCCTGAATGGGCGTTGAATGCTCCATATAACAGCGATCGCTACATCCTAGAGAAGTACAATATACCGGAAAATTACCTATTTTATCCCGCACAGTTTTGGGCGCACAAAAATCATGTCGCTTTATTAATGGCGGTTAAATGGCTGCGATCGCAATTCAATTTAATTTTACCCGTAGTATTTGTTGGCTCGGAAAAGGGAAACAAGCACTATATTCAGCAAGTTGTTGCCGATCTCGACTTATCTAGCCAAGTTCACTTTCTAGGGTTTGTACCGCAAGCCGATATAGTTCCCCTGTATCGCCATGCATTTGCTCTAGCTTTTATGTCTTTTTGCGGACCTGATAACATACCTCCTTTGGAAGCATTTGCTTTAGGTTGTCCGGTTGTTGCTGCCAACGTGTCAGGCGCTCCAGAGCAGTTGGGAGATGCCGCTTTACTAGTTGACCAGCGAGACGAACGGCAGGTTGCTTTGGCGATTAAGTCACTTTACGATGACCCAATTTTGCGGCAAACATTGGTACAACGAGGATTAGCACGAGCGGCAAAATGGACGGGACAAGATTACGTCAAGGCTGCATTTGAAATGATTACTGAATTTGAATCGCTGCGGCGTTGTTGGAGTCAATACGGTTGA
- a CDS encoding Gfo/Idh/MocA family protein — translation MQDLINIGVIGYGYWGPNLVRNFSEIPGAQVRTVSDFKPELLAKAQTRYPTLKVTTDYRDILKDPKIDAVAIATPVSTHFDLALAALQAGKHVLVEKPMTTSSEQAMRLIEEAQRRNLVLMVDHTFVYTGAVRKMHDLITTKVVGDIYYYDSVRVNLGLFQHDVNVLWDLAVHDLSIMDYLLPYQPYAVSATGISHVPRGPENIAYLTLFFENNLMAHLHVNWLAPVKVRRTLIGGSQRMIVYDDLEPSEKVKIYDKGITLNSNSAESVYQMLIGYRAGDMWAPHLDMTEAIRTEGLHFIDCIQQGDRPITDGEAGLRVVKILEAATQSIKQQGRLIELNTVEVAA, via the coding sequence ATGCAAGATCTAATTAATATAGGTGTAATTGGTTATGGCTACTGGGGTCCAAACCTGGTGAGAAATTTCTCTGAAATCCCAGGAGCGCAGGTAAGAACTGTCAGCGATTTTAAACCAGAATTGCTGGCAAAAGCGCAAACGCGATATCCGACCTTGAAAGTCACGACCGATTATCGAGACATATTAAAAGATCCGAAGATTGATGCAGTTGCGATCGCCACACCAGTTTCGACTCACTTCGATTTAGCTCTAGCAGCATTGCAAGCTGGCAAGCACGTACTGGTAGAGAAACCGATGACGACCTCCTCCGAACAGGCAATGAGGTTAATTGAGGAAGCTCAACGGCGCAACCTAGTGTTGATGGTAGATCACACCTTTGTTTACACGGGTGCTGTTCGCAAGATGCACGATCTGATTACGACAAAGGTTGTCGGCGATATCTATTACTACGATTCAGTGCGCGTTAACCTCGGACTGTTTCAGCATGACGTGAACGTGTTGTGGGATCTGGCAGTCCATGACCTTTCGATTATGGATTATCTACTGCCATACCAACCTTATGCCGTCTCTGCTACAGGTATTAGCCACGTTCCCAGAGGACCGGAAAACATTGCTTACTTAACGTTATTTTTTGAAAACAACTTGATGGCTCATCTCCACGTTAACTGGTTAGCACCAGTCAAAGTTCGCCGCACGTTAATTGGTGGCAGCCAGCGCATGATTGTCTACGATGACTTAGAACCGAGCGAGAAAGTCAAAATTTACGACAAAGGAATTACCCTCAATAGCAACTCTGCCGAAAGCGTCTATCAAATGCTAATTGGCTACCGTGCAGGAGATATGTGGGCGCCGCACTTAGATATGACAGAAGCAATACGGACAGAAGGACTGCACTTTATTGATTGTATCCAGCAAGGCGATCGCCCTATCACTGATGGGGAAGCAGGATTGCGGGTCGTAAAAATTCTGGAGGCTGCTACCCAGTCCATCAAGCAGCAAGGGCGATTAATTGAATTAAACACAGTGGAGGTAGCAGCATGA
- a CDS encoding DegT/DnrJ/EryC1/StrS family aminotransferase, whose translation MTNDKHMLDYIPVNEPLLDGNEKKYLNQCIDTGWISSEGPFIKQFEEQFAARVGRKYGIAVSNGSVALDAAVLALGIGAGDEVILPTFTIISCAAAIVRAGAIPVVVDCDPHTWNMDVRQIEANITPKTKAIMVVHIYGLPVDMEPILALAAKYGLQIIEDAAEMHGQTYKNRPCGSFGNISTVSFYPNKHITTGEGGMILTDDDRLAERCCSLRNLCFQPQQRFIHEELGWNLRMSNIQAALGVAQLERLDEFITRKRRMGQRYTELLSDIPGLQLPIPQTDYADNIYWVYALVLKDEIPFDAKEAMRRLHHHQVGSRPFFWSMHEQPVLHKMGLFTNESCPVAENIARRGFYIPSGIALTDEQMERVVEVVKEILRSP comes from the coding sequence ATGACAAATGACAAACATATGCTTGATTATATTCCTGTCAACGAACCACTGTTAGATGGCAATGAAAAAAAGTATTTAAATCAATGTATTGATACTGGTTGGATTTCCTCTGAAGGACCATTTATTAAACAATTTGAAGAACAGTTTGCGGCAAGAGTAGGGCGTAAATATGGCATTGCTGTTAGTAATGGCTCCGTAGCTTTAGACGCTGCTGTATTAGCACTAGGTATTGGTGCGGGTGATGAAGTCATTCTACCTACTTTCACAATTATTTCCTGCGCGGCAGCAATTGTTCGTGCTGGTGCTATACCCGTTGTTGTCGATTGCGATCCTCATACCTGGAATATGGATGTGAGACAGATTGAGGCTAATATCACACCCAAAACCAAAGCAATCATGGTAGTTCATATTTATGGATTACCTGTAGATATGGAGCCAATACTTGCTTTAGCAGCAAAGTATGGGTTGCAAATTATAGAAGATGCAGCTGAGATGCACGGACAAACTTATAAAAATCGTCCCTGCGGTAGTTTTGGTAATATTAGTACCGTTAGCTTTTATCCGAACAAACATATTACTACAGGCGAAGGTGGGATGATTCTCACCGATGACGATCGCCTAGCTGAACGTTGTTGTTCTCTGCGAAATTTATGTTTTCAACCCCAGCAGCGTTTCATTCATGAAGAACTCGGCTGGAACCTGCGGATGAGTAATATTCAAGCTGCTTTAGGTGTAGCGCAACTCGAAAGATTGGACGAATTCATTACTCGTAAACGCCGGATGGGACAACGTTACACCGAGCTATTGTCAGATATACCTGGCTTACAATTGCCAATTCCACAGACTGACTACGCCGATAATATTTACTGGGTCTATGCATTAGTCCTAAAAGATGAAATTCCATTTGATGCTAAAGAGGCAATGAGGCGCTTGCATCATCATCAAGTTGGTAGCCGTCCCTTCTTTTGGTCTATGCACGAACAACCTGTTCTCCACAAAATGGGATTGTTTACTAACGAGTCTTGTCCAGTAGCAGAAAATATCGCTCGTCGCGGTTTCTACATTCCCAGTGGTATAGCTTTAACTGACGAACAGATGGAACGAGTCGTCGAAGTCGTCAAAGAAATTTTGCGATCGCCATAA
- a CDS encoding DegT/DnrJ/EryC1/StrS family aminotransferase, protein MIPFVDLKAQYLSIKNEIDTAVLKALESTQFVLGSEVVALEEEFAHYCNADYGIAVNTGTSALHLALLAAGIGAGDEVITVPFTFVATTAAICYTGAKPVFVDIDPVSYTIDVTQIEAAITERTKAILPVHLYGQPADMEPILEIARRHGLIVIEDAAQAHRSEYKGQRVGSLGDIGCFSFYPGKNLGACGEGGMVVTNNPEYERQMRMLRDWGQERKYHHVFKGYNYRMDGIQGAILRVKLRHLDKWTEARRAHAARYDKPLANAGVKTPTAMPYSHHVYHVYAIRSPQRDTLQQKLQEKGIQTGIHYPIPVHLQPAYADLGYQAGAFPHSEAASKEVLSLPMYAELIADSQTQIINAVIAEYV, encoded by the coding sequence ATGATCCCATTTGTAGACTTAAAAGCACAATACCTGAGCATTAAAAACGAAATCGATACTGCTGTCCTCAAAGCCCTAGAAAGCACGCAATTTGTGCTAGGCAGCGAAGTTGTTGCTTTAGAAGAAGAGTTCGCTCATTACTGTAATGCTGACTATGGCATTGCTGTCAACACAGGAACTAGCGCGCTCCACTTAGCATTATTAGCCGCTGGTATTGGTGCGGGTGACGAAGTGATTACCGTGCCTTTCACTTTTGTTGCTACTACGGCAGCAATTTGTTACACCGGAGCTAAACCCGTATTCGTTGATATCGATCCGGTTTCCTACACGATTGACGTAACCCAGATTGAAGCAGCAATTACCGAGCGGACGAAAGCAATTCTGCCTGTACATCTGTACGGTCAACCAGCCGACATGGAACCGATACTAGAAATTGCTCGCCGTCACGGTCTAATTGTGATTGAGGATGCCGCTCAAGCTCATCGGTCTGAGTATAAGGGACAGCGAGTTGGCAGTCTGGGCGACATTGGTTGTTTCAGCTTTTATCCCGGCAAGAACTTAGGAGCATGTGGTGAAGGCGGTATGGTCGTCACCAACAATCCCGAGTACGAGCGCCAAATGCGGATGCTGCGCGATTGGGGACAGGAACGCAAGTATCACCACGTCTTTAAGGGATACAACTACCGCATGGATGGCATCCAGGGAGCCATTTTGCGGGTGAAGTTACGCCATTTAGACAAATGGACTGAGGCACGCAGAGCGCACGCCGCCAGATATGACAAACCGCTAGCAAATGCAGGCGTGAAAACTCCCACAGCGATGCCTTACAGCCATCACGTTTATCATGTCTATGCCATTCGTTCTCCTCAACGGGATACCTTACAACAAAAGCTACAAGAGAAAGGAATCCAAACAGGCATTCACTATCCGATTCCCGTACACCTACAACCAGCTTATGCCGACTTAGGTTATCAAGCTGGCGCGTTTCCTCACTCAGAAGCGGCATCCAAGGAAGTTTTATCCTTGCCAATGTATGCAGAATTGATCGCAGATTCACAAACTCAGATTATCAATGCGGTGATTGCTGAATATGTCTGA
- a CDS encoding S-layer homology domain-containing protein — protein sequence MCIVKAATTTILLATLACCELSYKANANPVPIAQKQLGDRAMALKQNSATALEQVLQSRKFKASDLAQVSTLNDIQGSWAQSFIAGLVSRGIVQGFPDGSFRPDEPVTRAQFAAIVTKAFPQQSNRNAIAFADVPEYYWAKDAIQTAYQTGFLAGYPNNTFLPEQNIPRVQVLVALANGLNLSAKTESSTLLDTLYQDAAEIPDFARSPVAAATANRLVVNYPNKDVLHPNQTATRADVAAFIYQALANQGEMPQLRADDPIAEYVVGLQPATPPAASTPEPQPLTPEQVAKLRQQYRIEVTPLTALIRPSVPGGGSSVGSPTAYGAGWGSAFFGTSFQGRARDTSKSDGAASFGFGLGDASKAVGLEIAATAVDLYGNTFGDGTISFKLHRLLPANFGIAVGVENAIIWGETDGGSSLYGVVSKVFSLTEDAAKPFSKITTSVGLGGGRFRSEEDVEDGNDTVNVFGSMGLQATEQLSLIADWTGQDLNLGVSVVPFRSLPLVITPSLADVTGNAGDGVRFVLGVGYVGRF from the coding sequence ATGTGTATTGTTAAAGCTGCTACAACCACTATTCTCTTGGCAACTCTTGCTTGTTGCGAGTTGAGCTACAAAGCCAATGCCAATCCTGTGCCGATCGCCCAAAAACAATTAGGCGATCGCGCTATGGCACTGAAGCAAAATAGTGCAACTGCATTAGAACAGGTGTTGCAAAGTCGAAAGTTTAAAGCCTCCGATTTAGCGCAAGTATCGACTTTAAATGATATTCAGGGTAGCTGGGCGCAGAGTTTTATTGCCGGATTAGTATCGCGGGGTATCGTTCAAGGTTTTCCCGATGGTAGTTTTCGCCCAGACGAGCCAGTAACTCGCGCTCAATTTGCCGCAATTGTCACTAAAGCATTTCCACAACAATCTAACCGCAACGCGATCGCTTTCGCAGATGTACCGGAATATTACTGGGCGAAGGATGCAATTCAGACAGCTTATCAAACAGGCTTTCTGGCTGGATATCCCAACAACACTTTTTTACCAGAGCAAAACATTCCCCGCGTCCAAGTATTAGTAGCTCTAGCCAACGGACTGAACTTGTCGGCAAAAACGGAATCTTCCACCCTGCTCGATACCTTGTATCAAGATGCAGCAGAAATTCCCGACTTTGCCCGTAGTCCAGTGGCAGCGGCAACAGCAAATCGCTTGGTCGTAAACTATCCCAATAAGGATGTACTGCATCCAAATCAAACGGCAACCCGTGCAGATGTCGCAGCATTTATCTACCAAGCTTTAGCGAACCAGGGTGAAATGCCGCAACTGAGAGCTGACGATCCAATAGCTGAATATGTCGTTGGTTTGCAGCCAGCAACTCCTCCAGCAGCATCCACGCCAGAACCGCAGCCACTAACACCCGAGCAAGTGGCAAAACTGCGTCAACAGTATCGTATCGAAGTGACACCGTTAACAGCTCTGATTAGACCGTCAGTACCAGGTGGCGGATCGAGCGTTGGTTCGCCCACGGCATATGGTGCGGGTTGGGGTAGTGCCTTCTTCGGTACGAGTTTTCAAGGTAGAGCGCGCGATACGAGCAAATCGGATGGAGCGGCTTCATTTGGATTTGGTTTAGGCGATGCAAGTAAAGCCGTTGGTCTAGAAATTGCGGCTACAGCTGTCGATTTATATGGAAACACTTTCGGGGATGGGACGATTAGTTTCAAACTGCATCGACTTCTGCCTGCGAACTTTGGAATTGCGGTTGGGGTAGAGAATGCAATTATTTGGGGCGAGACTGACGGTGGTAGCAGTCTTTACGGCGTAGTCAGTAAAGTTTTCAGTCTCACCGAGGATGCAGCAAAGCCTTTTAGTAAGATTACGACCTCAGTAGGTCTAGGTGGTGGTCGCTTCCGTTCGGAAGAGGACGTAGAAGACGGTAACGATACGGTTAATGTTTTTGGCAGCATGGGCTTGCAAGCGACTGAACAACTTTCCCTAATTGCAGACTGGACGGGTCAAGATCTGAACTTAGGTGTATCTGTCGTACCTTTCCGAAGTCTACCTCTAGTCATTACTCCATCTCTTGCCGATGTCACTGGCAATGCTGGTGATGGTGTCCGATTTGTTCTCGGTGTCGGTTATGTCGGTCGTTTCTAA
- a CDS encoding acyltransferase: MAINDDVKLGTQVRIFHPHLVNLYGCVIGDETKIGSFVEIQKNALVGARCKVSSHTFICEGVILEDEVFVGHGVMFTNDLYPQATNEDGSLQTETDWHVVKTWVKCGASIGSNATILAGVTIGKKAIIGAGAVVTRDVPDYAVVAGVPARAMNDVRECKQTRQILRSLNS, encoded by the coding sequence ATGGCAATAAATGATGATGTTAAGTTAGGCACTCAAGTTAGAATTTTTCATCCTCATCTCGTAAATCTATATGGTTGTGTAATTGGAGATGAAACAAAAATTGGTTCCTTTGTGGAAATCCAAAAAAACGCCTTAGTTGGAGCTAGATGTAAAGTCTCATCTCATACTTTTATTTGTGAAGGTGTCATTTTAGAAGACGAAGTATTTGTCGGTCATGGCGTTATGTTTACTAATGACCTTTATCCGCAAGCAACTAATGAAGATGGAAGTCTGCAAACTGAGACTGATTGGCATGTAGTCAAGACTTGGGTAAAGTGCGGTGCTTCTATTGGTAGTAATGCCACCATTCTTGCAGGAGTAACAATTGGAAAAAAAGCCATAATTGGAGCTGGAGCGGTAGTAACTCGTGATGTTCCCGATTATGCAGTTGTGGCGGGGGTCCCTGCTCGTGCTATGAACGATGTGCGTGAATGCAAGCAAACGCGGCAGATTTTGCGATCGCTAAATAGCTAA
- a CDS encoding ABC transporter ATP-binding protein, with the protein MSDSVIRVENLGKKYILGHQKQECYTTLRDTLANGVKSFKHRFIKQRDRRTYHPTREEFWALKDVSFEIKQGEAIGVIGRNGAGKSTLLKLLSRITEPTRGNIIAKGRVASLLEVGTGFHPELTGRENIYLNGSILGMSRAEIKKKFDEIVAFAEIEKFLDTPVKRYSSGMYVRLAFSVAAHLEPEILIVDEVLAVGDSAFQKKCLGKMGDVSTKEGRTVLFVSHSMQAIAQLTQRCILLSKGNVQFDGHTSKAVQLYIAGAKFSDEQPAYYEASADKTGNYIAWAQVHTSEEEGVHCWGKPITFEFALNVAQPHESLCFSFQVLNEFQQPICIFWKFDDQIPFRREAGLFVIRCEIPKFRLYMGSFTLRTWFAERRSSNLLENLTHICPFEVTMHSIERQDYPWQQDECTYLEDAIWQVVEQPLEISSKS; encoded by the coding sequence ATGTCAGATTCAGTAATTCGCGTCGAAAATTTAGGCAAAAAGTACATTCTCGGCCATCAAAAGCAAGAATGTTACACCACACTGCGAGACACGCTAGCTAACGGAGTCAAATCTTTTAAACATCGCTTTATAAAGCAGCGCGATCGCAGAACTTATCATCCAACTCGTGAAGAATTTTGGGCATTAAAAGACGTTTCTTTTGAGATTAAACAAGGTGAAGCTATTGGTGTTATCGGACGCAATGGGGCAGGGAAATCGACACTATTAAAACTTTTGAGTCGCATTACTGAACCTACTAGAGGAAATATAATTGCTAAAGGGCGAGTAGCCAGCTTGCTAGAAGTAGGAACGGGATTTCACCCAGAACTAACTGGACGAGAAAATATTTATCTTAACGGTTCTATTTTAGGCATGAGTAGAGCTGAGATTAAAAAAAAGTTTGATGAAATTGTTGCCTTTGCTGAAATTGAAAAGTTTTTAGATACTCCGGTCAAGCGTTATTCTTCTGGAATGTACGTTCGCCTTGCTTTCTCTGTTGCTGCTCACTTGGAACCAGAAATTTTGATTGTGGATGAAGTCTTAGCAGTAGGCGATTCAGCATTTCAAAAGAAATGTTTGGGAAAAATGGGTGATGTGTCAACCAAAGAAGGACGAACAGTTTTGTTTGTCAGCCATAGTATGCAAGCTATTGCCCAACTGACTCAGCGTTGCATACTGCTTTCCAAGGGAAACGTTCAATTTGACGGTCATACTAGTAAAGCGGTGCAGTTATATATTGCTGGAGCAAAATTTTCAGACGAGCAGCCTGCATATTACGAAGCTTCTGCGGATAAAACTGGTAACTACATAGCTTGGGCGCAGGTACATACATCTGAAGAGGAAGGAGTCCACTGCTGGGGAAAACCGATTACATTTGAATTTGCATTAAACGTGGCTCAACCGCATGAAAGCCTATGTTTCTCTTTTCAGGTACTGAATGAATTTCAACAACCCATTTGTATTTTTTGGAAATTCGATGACCAAATACCTTTTCGTCGAGAGGCAGGATTGTTTGTTATCAGATGCGAGATTCCAAAATTTAGACTCTACATGGGTTCGTTCACCTTAAGAACATGGTTTGCTGAGCGACGCAGTAGTAATTTATTAGAAAATTTGACTCATATTTGTCCGTTTGAAGTCACAATGCACAGTATTGAGCGACAGGATTATCCGTGGCAACAAGACGAATGCACTTACTTAGAAGATGCTATTTGGCAAGTTGTAGAACAGCCATTGGAAATCTCCTCGAAATCCTAA
- a CDS encoding MBL fold metallo-hydrolase, producing MSDTFSLKFLGHAGILLKADGVTLLCDPWMSESGAFLHSWHQYPPNDFLERQDLYDADYLYISHDHDDHFDRDFLKDFPKHKVTVIIAEFLTDTFAREIAKLGFTRILELKDWESYQLAENFSVAVVKDKSLYKIDSALLIEVGNTKILHKNDCHIPDEDIPKYRELGIDFLFAQFSGAMWYPATYAYEAKKQQRITAKLKQNMLDSFVDFANNICAKHVFHYAGPPAFLEDDIFHLNFQENSIFPDQWDVYEDLSQQINGDLTLLLPGDIVQLSSARQLEITRQFISLGLSQKASVLDNYKQKRATVIQSYLSNLPQPSKEFLQKFSVHIQQLFSASIYLTEKVNALVKFTLTGVNGGSVYVETRDREFAIMQSCTETPNYEFTIDTAIANLLVEGKEHWESLFLSMRFKAKRRPDAYNWPLFAILRYGNEPKLIAQVEKTLQAAENEEFIVRDGEKEYHVQRYCPHAGADLSQVKVHDDKLVCPRHRWIFDLRCQGKCIVGGNMPLKVYQSSEITSQKTAEEVNV from the coding sequence ATGTCTGACACTTTTTCCTTAAAATTTCTCGGTCACGCTGGTATTCTCCTCAAAGCTGATGGTGTGACTTTACTATGCGATCCTTGGATGAGCGAGAGCGGTGCTTTCTTGCATAGTTGGCATCAATACCCACCGAATGATTTTCTCGAACGGCAAGACTTATACGATGCAGATTATTTGTATATCAGCCACGATCATGACGATCATTTCGACCGAGATTTTCTAAAAGACTTTCCCAAGCATAAAGTCACTGTCATTATTGCTGAATTTTTGACAGATACCTTTGCTAGAGAAATTGCCAAGCTTGGTTTTACCCGCATATTGGAACTCAAAGATTGGGAATCGTATCAACTGGCTGAAAACTTCAGCGTTGCTGTTGTTAAAGACAAGTCGCTCTACAAAATAGATTCTGCATTACTGATCGAAGTTGGCAACACGAAGATCTTGCACAAAAATGACTGTCATATCCCAGATGAAGATATTCCTAAATACAGGGAATTAGGGATCGATTTTCTCTTTGCCCAGTTTTCGGGAGCAATGTGGTATCCAGCGACTTATGCATATGAAGCTAAAAAACAACAACGAATAACAGCAAAACTCAAACAGAATATGTTAGATAGTTTTGTTGACTTTGCTAATAACATTTGTGCCAAACATGTTTTTCATTATGCTGGACCTCCTGCTTTTCTGGAAGATGATATCTTTCACCTAAATTTCCAAGAAAACAGCATTTTTCCCGATCAGTGGGATGTGTACGAAGACCTTTCTCAGCAAATTAATGGTGATTTAACCCTACTTTTGCCCGGAGATATCGTGCAATTATCATCCGCTAGGCAACTAGAAATTACACGCCAGTTTATCTCGCTTGGACTTTCGCAAAAAGCGTCAGTTTTAGATAATTACAAGCAGAAAAGAGCTACCGTTATTCAATCCTATCTCAGTAATTTGCCTCAACCTAGCAAAGAATTTTTGCAGAAATTTAGCGTCCATATTCAGCAATTATTTTCTGCTAGCATTTACTTAACTGAGAAAGTAAACGCTCTCGTAAAATTTACCCTGACTGGTGTGAATGGTGGCTCTGTGTATGTTGAAACTCGCGATCGCGAATTTGCGATTATGCAATCGTGTACGGAAACGCCAAACTACGAGTTTACGATAGACACTGCGATCGCCAACCTTCTAGTAGAAGGCAAAGAACATTGGGAAAGCTTGTTCTTAAGTATGAGGTTCAAGGCAAAACGCCGACCAGATGCTTACAACTGGCCCTTATTTGCTATCTTGCGCTACGGTAATGAACCTAAACTTATTGCTCAAGTTGAAAAAACGCTCCAAGCAGCCGAGAACGAAGAATTTATCGTCAGAGATGGAGAAAAAGAATACCACGTTCAACGCTATTGTCCTCACGCAGGAGCAGATCTTTCCCAGGTGAAGGTTCATGACGATAAGTTAGTTTGTCCGAGACATCGTTGGATATTCGATCTTCGTTGTCAAGGCAAATGTATAGTTGGTGGCAACATGCCTTTGAAAGTTTATCAATCAAGTGAAATAACTAGTCAGAAAACAGCTGAGGAAGTTAATGTTTGA